A stretch of the Rickettsiales bacterium genome encodes the following:
- a CDS encoding LysE/ArgO family amino acid transporter has translation MGFSSLLFFEGFSLCFSLIVSVGMQNTFVLKQGILKNYNLLIASMCSVGYTILIVAGIYGFGMMIDDNAPLMALFHWGGIVLLMGYGTMSFYSAFKKNKTKLNTETKLLDLKNVILITLAVTFLNPNTYLEAFILIGSVSASFSDTDKLPFAIGAVGAAFIWFFLLSFGSRFLKPLFKKPLSWKILDFFIGCLMFTIAISFINKNIS, from the coding sequence ATGGGTTTTTCCTCTCTTTTGTTTTTTGAAGGTTTTAGTCTTTGTTTCAGCTTGATCGTTTCAGTTGGAATGCAAAACACCTTTGTTTTAAAGCAGGGGATACTCAAAAATTATAATCTCCTCATTGCATCAATGTGTTCTGTTGGTTACACAATTCTAATTGTAGCTGGAATATACGGCTTTGGAATGATGATAGATGATAATGCACCACTTATGGCCTTATTTCATTGGGGAGGAATTGTTCTTTTAATGGGTTACGGAACAATGTCTTTCTATTCAGCTTTTAAAAAAAACAAAACTAAACTAAACACTGAAACTAAACTTCTAGACTTAAAAAATGTAATCCTTATCACTCTAGCTGTAACTTTCTTAAACCCTAACACTTATCTTGAAGCATTCATTTTAATTGGTAGTGTTAGTGCAAGCTTTTCAGATACAGATAAATTACCTTTCGCCATAGGAGCCGTAGGAGCTGCATTCATTTGGTTTTTTCTTCTTAGTTTTGGATCGCGCTTCTTAAAACCACTTTTTAAGAAACCACTCTCTTGGAAAATTCTTGACTTTTTCATAGGCTGTCTAATGTTTACAATAGCCATATCTTTTATAAATAAAAATATCTCATAA
- a CDS encoding LysE/ArgO family amino acid transporter, translating into MTFSYTLFFQGFSLLLSLIIAIGIQNSFVLKQGILRSHNLIIAIICSFGDTLLIIAGIYGFGELIATNESLLKFFHWGGVLFLLGYSLTSFYSAFKSNRLDLNTQPRILDLKEVIIKALVVTFFNPNAYLDTCVLIGSVTANFSSDHKLSFTLGTITASCFWFFALSFAAPFLKPLFEKPISWKILDFMIGCLMFTIAISLIK; encoded by the coding sequence ATGACCTTCTCCTATACCTTGTTTTTTCAAGGATTCAGCCTTTTACTGAGCTTAATTATTGCCATTGGCATACAGAATAGTTTTGTTTTAAAACAAGGAATTCTAAGAAGCCATAATCTTATAATCGCAATAATTTGTTCTTTTGGTGATACATTATTAATTATTGCAGGAATTTACGGATTCGGAGAACTTATAGCCACTAATGAATCTCTGCTAAAATTCTTCCACTGGGGAGGAGTATTGTTTTTACTTGGATATAGCCTAACTTCTTTCTACTCAGCATTCAAAAGTAATAGATTAGATCTTAATACCCAGCCCAGAATTTTAGATTTAAAAGAAGTAATTATTAAAGCTTTGGTTGTAACTTTTTTTAATCCCAATGCTTATTTGGACACTTGCGTTTTAATAGGCAGTGTTACCGCTAATTTCTCAAGCGACCATAAACTATCTTTTACCCTAGGAACCATTACCGCTTCATGTTTTTGGTTTTTTGCACTTAGCTTTGCTGCACCATTTTTAAAACCATTATTTGAAAAACCAATCTCTTGGAAGATTTTAGATTTCATGATAGGATGCCTAATGTTCACAATCGCCATATCTCTCATAAAATGA